Proteins encoded by one window of Amaranthus tricolor cultivar Red isolate AtriRed21 chromosome 4, ASM2621246v1, whole genome shotgun sequence:
- the LOC130811098 gene encoding fasciclin-like arabinogalactan protein 8: MASTSISTIPTIFSLLLLFTVSSCHNITEILESEPDLSQFNSYLTQTKLADEINARQTITVLALDNSAMDALTANRPLSVIKNLLSLHILLDYFDNKKLHSIPDGSSLTTSLYQTTGPKSGNVGAVNITDSKGGSVRFGSGTPGSNLTSSYSKSVKQIPYNISVIEISAPIIAPELLNPAASVDNITAVLEKAGCKTFAALLSQSGVLKLYQNQLDKGITIFAPNDEAFKAKGVPDLNKLSNAELVSLLQFHALSTYAPIGTLKTTKGKLPTLAPGAGKYDLSPSTAGDAVTLHTGVDSSRIADTVLDSTPVVIYSVDSLLLPAELFGLSPAPAPAPESDSPAPAPAPEAEAPAPEGDSPASSPPAPSTQAPANAPDADSPAGTPADLKSKKNGGERSGPVMMMFGSSVVLSVMSLVL, from the exons ATGGCTTCCACTTCCATTTCAACTATTCCAACCATCTTCTCTCTCCTCCTCCTCTTCACAGTCTCATCATGTCATAACATCACTGAAATTCTCGAATCCGAACCCGACCTCTCTCAATTTAATTCCTATCTAACACAAACAAAGCTCGCCGACGAAATCAATGCTCGCCAAACAATCACCGTCCTTGCTCTTGACAACTCTGCCATGGATGCTCTCACCGCCAACCGTCCTCTGTCCGTCATTAAAAACCTCCTTTCTCTCCACATCCTTCTCGATTACTTCGACAACAAAAAACTCCATTCAATCCCCGACGGAAGCTCTTTAACGACATCTCTTTATCAAACAACTGGTCCTAAATCCGGCAATGTCGGCGCTGTCAATATTACCGATTCTAAAGGTGGATCTGTCCGTTTCGGGTCGGGTACACCCGGTTCTAACCTCACCTCATCATACTCCAAATCAGTTAAGCAAATTCCTTACAACATCTCCGTCATTGAAATTAGTGCCCCGATTATCGCTCCTGAACTCTTAAATCCTGCCGCGTCGGTGGATAACATTACCGCGGTGTTGGAAAAAGCTGGATGCAAAACATTCGCGGCATTGCTCTCACAAAGTGGAGTGCTGAAGCTTTACCAGAATCAATTAGATAAAGGAATCACCATTTTTGCTCCGAATGATGAAGCCTTCAAAGCAAAAGGAGTTCCAGATCTGAATAAATTGAGCAATGCTGAGCTTGTTTCTCTTCTTCAGTTTCACGCGCTAAGCACCTACGCGCCGATTGGAACTCTCAAGACCACTAAAG GCAAGTTACCGACATTAGCTCCTGGAGCTGGAAAATACGATCTATCTCCATCAACAGCTGGTGACGCCGTTACTCTACACACTGGTGTAGATTCTTCTAGAATCGCGGATACAGTTTTGGATTCTACTCCAGTTGTTATATACTCTGTTGATAGTCTTCTTTTGCCCGCTGAGCTGTTCGGCTTATCACCTGCTCCAGCTCCGGCTCCGGAAAGTGATTCACCAGCTCCTGCACCGGCGCCAGAAGCAGAAGCTCCAGCTCCCGAAGGTGATTCTCCAGCTTCATCTCCTCCGGCGCCGTCGACTCAGGCGCCTGCTAATGCGCCAGATGCTGATTCACCGGCGGGAACTCCTGCTGATTTGAAGTCAAAGAAGAATGGTGGTGAGAGAAGTGGTCCGGTGATGATGATGTTTGGTTCGTCAGTGGTTTTGAGTGTAATGTCGTTGGTTCTTTAG
- the LOC130810744 gene encoding uncharacterized protein LOC130810744, giving the protein MRDCTWRIHASVLRDEVSWAIKKLEGEHATCGRLEENPMVFSAWLCRQLLQDLEANLDVPVDSLQRLCMERYKIHVKLRLLYKVKSLAREQLHGGFAESYPALPKYVEMIKFTNPGSYALVTWTDNLQFKAYFISFAAQVKGFLGGCRPIIGIDGAHLSGYYKWVMLTAVAIDRNNEIFVLAYGIVDTESIDSWTYFFRNLRCLFAQYEYQKDDWTFISDRMRGLESALFEVFPRVTRRICCQHLYSNCKAAGWSGAAFHKMFWIAANAYNDSIYLKHVEEQWSVHMFDMTVCCDHNTTNFVESFNAITKANKDMPVLTFLEDVRNLCMKRMGFRFDKAVSMEPNDLIEHAKGVLATRTDDSRFCHVTAAGGGEFEVRDGHVKFPVTLGNMTCGCGKWQRSGIPCKHGLRVIYNQRLDPRDFVSPFYKGLLTNSLVETTSTPWLIQLTGLH; this is encoded by the exons ATGAGGGATTGCACTTGGAGGATTCATGCTTCAGTTCTAAGGGACGAAGTCAGTTGGGCCATAAAGAAGCTAGAAGGAGAGCATGCAACTTGTGGGAGGCTGGAAGAGAATCCTATGGTCTTTTCAGCATGGCTATGCAGACAATTGTTACAAGACTTAGAGGCAAACCTAGATGTCCCAGTTGATTCATTGCAGAGGCTATGCATGGAAAGGTACAAGATCCATGTGAAGTTGAGATTGTTATACAAAGTGAAGAGTTTAGCGAGGGAGCAATTACATGGTGGGTTTGCTGAGTCCTATCCAGCTCTTCCAAAGTATGTTGAAATGATAAAGTTCACAAATCCTGGGTCTTATGCTCTGGTTACATGGACTGACAATTTGCAATTTAAGGCCTATTTCATATCTTTTGCAGCTCAAGTGAAAGGATTCTTAGGTGGTTGTAGACCTATCATAGGAATAGATGGTGCACATTTAAGTGGGTATTACAAATGGGTTATGCTCACTGCAGTTGCAATAGATAGGAATAATGAGATCTTTGTGTTAGCCTATGGGATTGTTGACACAGAGAGCATAGATTCCTGGACTTATTTTTTCAGAAACTTGAGGTGCTTGTTTGCTCAGTATGAATATCAAAAGGATGACTGGACTTTTATCAGTGACAGGATGAGG GGGCTTGAATCAGCATTGTTTGAGGTGTTCCCAAGAGTTACAAGGAGAATATGCTGCCAGCATTTGTACTCAAATTGCAAGGCTGCAGGATGGAGTGGGGCAGCATTTCATAAGATGTTTTGGATTGCGGCAAATGCCTACAATGA CAGCATATATCTCAAACATGTAGAAGAGCAGTGGAGTGTGCACATGTTTGACATGACAGTTTGTTGTGATCATAACACAACAAACTTCGTGGAGTCATTCAATGCAATAACAAAGGCCAACAAGGACATGCCTGTGTTGACATTTCTGGAAG atGTCAGGAATTTGTGCATGAAAAGGATGGGTTTCAGGTTCGATAAAGCAGTAAGCATGGAACCTAATGATCTAATAGAGCATGCAAAGGGGGTGCTGGCGACTAGGACTGATGATTCTAGGTTCTGCCATGTCACTGCAGCTGGTGGTGGAGAGTTTGAGGTGAGGGATGGCCATGTCAAGTTCCCTGTCACCcttggaaatatgacttgtgGGTGTGGGAAATGGCAAAGATCAGGGATCCCTTGCAAGCATGGGCTAAGGGTCATTTACAACCAGAGACTTGATCCTAGGGACTTTGTCTCACCTTTCTACAAGGGGCTACTTACAAACTCACTTGTGGAGACCACATCCACCCCATGGCTAATCCAACTTACTGGCCTTCACTAG
- the LOC130810305 gene encoding uncharacterized protein LOC130810305 — MDPEIAKAQEERKKMEQELASLSSLTYDTELYGNNKREDYLTSIPVDDNEDLADGMDNNEVARKLASYTAPKSLLKDMPGTGGDVDDGFRKPSRIIDREDDYRRRRLDRVISPARHDAFAMGDKTPDVGTRTYAEVMRDEALKREKEETLRAIAKKKKEEEEQKKLDDERGAAGVAAQAQAGQKRRNRWDQSEDQQTDGSEVKKAKSSSDWDLPDSTPGIGRWDATPTPGRLGDATPSVRRNRWDETPTPGRVNDSDATPAAGGVTPGATPAGMTWDATPKLAGMATPTPKRQRSRWDETPATMGSATPMPGETPNVAMTPGVTPVGGLDMATPTPGQINLRGPLTPEQYNLMRWEKDIEERNRPLTDEELDAMFPAEGYKILDPPATYVPIRTPARKLLATPTPIGTPLYQIPVEDRSQQFDVGKEPANGLPFMKPEDYQYFGVLLNEENEEELSPEEQKERKIMKLLLKVKNGTPPQRKTALRQLTDKARELGAGPLFNQILPLLMQPTLEDQERHLLVKVIDRVLYKLDELVRPFVHKILVVIEPLLIDEDYYARVEGREIISNLSKAAGLATMIAAMRPDIDNIDEYVRNTTARAFSVVASALGIPALLPFLKAVCQSKKSWQARHTGIKIVQQIAILIGCAVLPHLRSLVEIIEHGLNDENQKVRTITALSLAALAEASAPYGIESFDSVLKPLWKGIRSHRGKVLAAFLKAIGFIIPLMDALYASYYTKEVMFILIREFQSPDEEMKKIVLKVVKQCVSTEGVEANYIRSDILPEFFRNFWVRRMALDRRNYKQLVETTVEIANKVGVADIVGRVVEDLKDESEPYRRMVMETIEKVVTNLGASDIDARLEELLIDGILYAFQEQTSDDANVMLNGFGAVVNALGQRVKPYLPQICGTIKWRLNNKSAKVRQQAADLISRIAVVMKQCGEEQLMGHLGVVLYEYLGEEYPEVLGSILGALKAIVNVIGMTKMTPPIKDLLPRLTPILKNRHEKVQENCIDLVGRIADRGAEFVPAREWMRICFELLEMLKAHKKGIRRATVNTFGYIAKAIGPQDVLATLLNNLKVQERQNRVCTTVAIAIVAETCSPFTVLPALMNEYRVPELNVQNGVLKSLSFLFEYIGEMGKDYIYAVTPLLEDALMDRDLVHRQTAASAVKHMALGVAGLGCEDALVHLMNYVWPNIFETSPHVINAVTEAIDGMRVALGAAAILNYCLQGLFHPARKVREVYWKIYNSLYIGAQDALVAAYPTLEDEGENVYSRPELLMFV, encoded by the coding sequence ATGGACCCAGAAATTGCAAAGGCTCAGGAAGAGAGAAAAAAGATGGAGCAAGAGTTGGCTTCACTTTCATCTCTGACTTATGATACTGAACTTTATGGAAATAATAAGAGGGAGGATTACCTTACATCTATTCCGGTTGATGATAATGAGGATCTGGCCGATGGGATGGATAATAATGAGGTTGCTAGGAAATTGGCGTCTTATACGGCTCCAAAGTCACTTTTGAAGGATATGCCGGGTACTGGAGGTGACGTTGATGATGGGTTTAGGAAGCCATCCAGGATTATTGATCGTGAGGATGATTACCGTAGAAGGAGGCTTGATCGAGTTATTTCTCCTGCAAGGCATGATGCTTTTGCAATGGGTGATAAGACACCAGATGTTGGTACAAGGACTTATGCTGAGGTGATGAGGGATGAGGCGTTGAAAAGAGAAAAGGAGGAGACATTACGTGCGATTgctaagaagaagaaagaggaggaagaacagaAGAAACTAGATGACGAGAGAGGTGCTGCTGGTGTTGCTGCTCAAGCTCAGGCTGGTCAGAAGAGGAGAAACAGGTGGGATCAGTCTGAGGATCAGCAAACAGATGGGAGCGAAGTCAAGAAGGCTAAATCTTCATCTGATTGGGATTTGCCTGATTCTACCCCTGGGATTGGTAGATGGGATGCTACTCCAACGCCAGGGAGACTTGGAGATGCTACGCCTTCTGTTAGGAGGAATAGGTGGGATGAGACACCGACGCCTGGCCGTGTAAATGATTCTGATGCTACGCCAGCAGCTGGAGGGGTTACTCCTGGTGCTACTCCAGCTGGTATGACGTGGGATGCCACTCCAAAACTTGCAGGAATGGCAACTCCGACACCTAAGCGTCAGAGATCCAGGTGGGATGAGACTCCGGCAACCATGGGCAGTGCAACTCCTATGCCCGGGGAAACCCCCAATGTGGCTATGACCCCTGGTGTCACTCCAGTTGGCGGACTTGATATGGCTACACCCACTCCAGGGCAGATTAATCTGCGAGGCCCTCTTACTCCCGAGCAATATAACTTGATGAGGTGGGAGAAGGATATTGAGGAGAGGAACAGACCTTTGACGGATGAAGAACTTGATGCCATGTTCCCAGCTGAAGGTTACAAGATCTTGGACCCACCAGCTACATATGTTCCTATTCGAACTCCAGCAAGGAAGCTTCTTGCCACACCTACTCCAATCGGTACTCCACTTTATCAAATACCGGTTGAAGATAGAAGTCAGCAGTTTGATGTGGGGAAGGAGCCTGCTAATGGATTGCCATTTATGAAACCGGAGGATTATCAGTATTTTGGAGTGTTGttgaatgaagaaaatgaggaaGAGCTTTCTCCAGAAGAGCAGAAGGAAAGAAAGATTATGAAGCTGCTGCTGAAGGTGAAAAACGGTACACCTCCTCAGAGAAAGACTGCGTTGAGGCAACTCACTGATAAGGCAAGAGAATTGGGGGCTGGCCCATTGTTTAATCAAATTCTTCCTTTGCTTATGCAGCCTACTTTGGAGGACCAAGAACGACATCTTTTGGTGAAAGTTATAGACAGGGTGCTATATAAGCTGGATGAGCTTGTTCGGCCATTTGTTCACAAGATTCTTGTGGTTATTGAGCCTCTTTTGATTGATGAAGACTATTATGCTCGTGTCGAGGGGAGAGAGATTATCTCAAACTTGAGTAAAGCTGCTGGGTTGGCTACCATGATTGCTGCCATGAGACCCGATATTGACAATATTGATGAGTATGTGAGGAATACAACTGCAAGGGCTTTTAGTGTTGTGGCTTCAGCTTTAGGCATTCCTGCTCTGCTTCCATTTTTGAAGGCCGTGTGTCAAAGTAAGAAGTCATGGCAAGCTAGGCACACAGGTATTAAGATCGTTCAACAGATAGCCATCTTGATTGGTTGTGCTGTGTTGCCTCATCTGAGATCCTTGGTGGAAATCATTGAGCATGGTCTGAATGATGAGAATCAGAAGGTCAGAACTATTACCGCACTTTCTCTTGCAGCTCTGGCTGAGGCTTCGGCCCCATATGGTATAGAGAGTTTTGATTCTGTGTTGAAACCCTTGTGGAAAGGTATTAGGTCACACCGTGGTAAGGTCCTGGCTGCATTTTTGAAGGCAATCGGTTTTATCATTCCATTGATGGATGCCCTTTATGCTAGCTACTATACAAAAgaagttatgtttattttgattcGGGAGTTCCAGTCACCTGATGAAGAAATGAAAAAGATTGTCCTGAAAGTGGTCAAGCAGTGCGTTAGCACTGAGGGTGTGGAGGCTAACTACATTAGAAGTGATATTCTTCCAGAGTTCTTTCGAAACTTCTGGGTTAGAAGAATGGCATTGGACAGGAGGAACTACAAGCAGCTTGTGGAGACCACTGTTGAGATAGCAAATAAGGTTGGGGTTGCCGATATTGTGGGTAGGGTAGTGGAGGATCTTAAAGATGAGAGTGAACCCTATAGGCGTATGGTTATGGAGACCATAGAAAAAGTAGTTACAAACTTGGGGGCATCTGATATTGATGCTCGCTTGGAAGAGCTTTTAATTGACGGTATTCTTTATGCTTTTCAAGAGCAAACTAGTGATGATGCCAATGTTATGCTTAATGGTTTTGGCGCTGTGGTCAATGCTCTAGGCCAAAGAGTTAAGCCCTATCTTCCACAAATTTGTGGTACAATTAAGTGGCGTTTGAATAACAAGAGCGCAAAAGTAAGGCAGCAGGCCGCTGATCTTATTTCTCGAATCGCAGTTGTTATGAAACAGTGTGGAGAGGAGCAGCTAATGGGTCACTTGGGTGTGGTTTTGTACGAGTACCTCGGTGAGGAATATCCTGAGGTGTTGGGTTCTATTTTGGGAGCACTTAAAGCAATTGTTAATGTCATAGGTATGACTAAGATGACTCCACCAATCAAAGATCTACTCCCTAGGTTAACTCCTATTTTGAAGAACAGGCATGAGAAAGTACAGGAGAATTGTATTGATCTTGTGGGCCGTATTGCTGACCGTGGTGCTGAATTTGTACCTGCAAGAGAATGGATGAGAATATGCTTTGAACTTCTGGAGATGCTCAAGGCTCACAAAAAGGGCATTCGACGAGCCACAGTCAACACCTTTGGGTACATTGCCAAAGCTATTGGACCTCAAGATGTCTTGGCTACTCTTCTAAACAATCTTAAGGTTCAAGAGCGTCAAAACCGTGTTTGTACAACTGTAGCTATTGCTATTGTTGCTGAAACTTGTTCACCCTTCACTGTTTTACCTGCACTCATGAATGAATACCGTGTTCCTGAACTTAACGTTCAAAATGGTGTTCTCAAATCCCTATCTTTCCTTTTCGAATATATCGGTGAAATGGGGAAGGATTACATATATGCTGTCACCCCGCTTCTCGAGGATGCTCTTATGGACCGAGACCTGGTTCACCGGCAGACAGCAGCTTCTGCTGTGAAACACATGGCTCTAGGAGTTGCAGGTTTAGGCTGTGAAGACGCATTGGTGCACCTCATGAATTACGTGTGGCCCAACATCTTTGAAACTTCACCCCACGTGATCAACGCTGTTACAGAAGCAATTGATGGGATGAGAGTAGCTTTGGGTGCTGCTGCCATACTGAACTATTGTCTGCAGGGTTTATTCCACCCAGCAAGAAAAGTGAGGGAAGTGTACTGGAAGATATATAACTCTCTTTATATTGGAGCACAAGATGCACTTGTGGCTGCTTATCCAACCTTGGAAGATGAAGGAGAGAATGTCTATAGTAGACCTGAGCTGTTGATGTTTGTGTAA